One window of Candidatus Microthrix subdominans genomic DNA carries:
- the cydB gene encoding cytochrome d ubiquinol oxidase subunit II codes for MELTTVWFILIAVLWIGYFVLEGFDFGVGILFPVLGRDDPDSGETGEIRRRVMLSTVGPVWDGNEVWLLTAGGATFAAFPNWYATLFSGFYLPLLLILVALIMRALAFDYRGKVDDPVWRQRWDWAIFGGSLAPALLWGVAFTNIVRGVPIDAEMEYTGNLFTLLNPAALLGGVTTVALFTAYGAMFLALKTDGAIRVKAREIALRVGLAAAVLAVAWLAVIHATTGSVESWIMAGAGAVLLLGALAMLPSGREGWAFGLAFAAIGMSVGSLFVALFPDVMPSTTDPAFSLTTTNASSTDYTLKIMTWVAVVFTPVVILYQSWSYWTFRKRVSGHHIPTEVALAARPEAGRQPKQPVASSSGPSAGGSPEA; via the coding sequence ATGGAACTCACCACCGTTTGGTTCATCCTCATCGCCGTCCTGTGGATCGGCTACTTCGTGCTCGAAGGCTTCGACTTCGGCGTGGGCATCCTCTTTCCCGTCCTGGGTCGTGACGACCCGGACAGCGGCGAGACCGGCGAGATCCGGCGACGGGTCATGCTGTCCACGGTCGGGCCGGTCTGGGACGGCAACGAGGTGTGGCTGCTCACCGCCGGCGGCGCCACCTTTGCTGCGTTCCCCAACTGGTACGCCACCCTGTTCTCCGGCTTCTACCTGCCACTGCTGCTCATCCTTGTCGCCCTGATCATGCGGGCGTTGGCGTTCGACTACCGCGGCAAGGTGGACGACCCCGTGTGGCGCCAGCGTTGGGACTGGGCGATCTTCGGCGGGTCCCTGGCCCCGGCGTTGCTGTGGGGCGTTGCGTTCACCAACATCGTCCGAGGCGTGCCGATCGACGCCGAGATGGAGTACACGGGCAACCTGTTCACGCTGCTCAACCCCGCAGCGCTGCTCGGCGGGGTGACGACCGTTGCGCTGTTCACCGCCTACGGGGCGATGTTTCTGGCGCTGAAGACCGACGGTGCCATCCGCGTCAAGGCCCGGGAGATCGCCCTGCGCGTTGGCCTTGCGGCCGCCGTATTGGCGGTGGCCTGGTTGGCGGTCATCCACGCCACCACCGGCTCGGTGGAGTCATGGATCATGGCCGGCGCCGGTGCGGTCTTGCTGCTCGGGGCGCTGGCGATGCTGCCATCGGGTCGAGAAGGTTGGGCGTTCGGCCTGGCGTTCGCGGCGATCGGGATGAGCGTCGGCTCGCTGTTCGTTGCACTGTTCCCCGACGTGATGCCGAGCACCACCGATCCCGCGTTCTCGCTGACGACCACCAACGCGTCGTCGACCGATTACACGCTGAAGATCATGACGTGGGTGGCGGTCGTGTTCACCCCGGTCGTGATCCTGTACCAAAGCTGGAGTTATTGGACGTTCCGCAAGCGGGTGTCCGGCCATCACATTCCCACCGAGGTGGCGCTGGCGGCCCGGCCTGAAGCCGGACGCCAGCCCAAGCAGCCCGTCGCATCCTCGTCGGGCCCGTCGGCCGGGGGCAGCCCCGAGGCCTGA
- a CDS encoding cytochrome ubiquinol oxidase subunit I — translation MESLNLARWQFGITTVYHYFFVPITIGLSLIVALMQTFWMRTRNPEWLRLTKFFGKLFTINFILGLATGIVQEFQFGMNWSDYSRFVGDIFGAPLAIEALLAFFLESTFLGLWIFGWGRINEKIHLGAIWLVHIGTVLSAYFILAANSFMQNPVGYTNNPLTGRAELTDFLAVLTNKVQLVAFPHVISAAWMSGGAFVLGIALWLMWRSQTPEGDLGMYRRSARLGAIVLLVGGVVVTVTGDLQSRVMTQVQPMKMAAAEALYDTSPEGEGASFSIISVGTPDGQHETWAIRVPKLLSFLSTGTLDGRVEGINDLQAEYELAFSDNALTEAENYRPIIPVTYWTFRWMIGTGMAAMAIGAFALWALRGETRRLTSKRWLWTSLAVILLPLLSNSFGWIFTEMGRQPWLVFGVITTKMGVSPGVSAWEVAASLGTFTLLYGALAVVEVGLILRYGRTGAEPAPPPESLDPSERDDDEPFVFSY, via the coding sequence ATGGAGTCCCTCAACCTGGCTCGGTGGCAGTTCGGTATCACCACCGTGTACCACTACTTCTTCGTCCCGATCACGATCGGGCTGTCGCTGATCGTGGCCCTGATGCAGACGTTCTGGATGCGCACCCGCAATCCCGAATGGCTGCGGCTGACCAAGTTCTTCGGCAAGCTGTTCACGATCAACTTCATCTTGGGCCTGGCGACCGGCATCGTCCAGGAGTTCCAGTTCGGAATGAACTGGTCGGACTACTCGCGCTTCGTCGGCGACATCTTCGGCGCGCCGCTCGCCATCGAGGCGCTGCTGGCGTTCTTCCTCGAGAGCACGTTTCTGGGCCTGTGGATCTTCGGCTGGGGCCGCATCAACGAGAAGATTCATCTCGGCGCGATCTGGCTGGTGCACATCGGCACCGTCCTGTCGGCCTACTTCATCCTTGCGGCCAACTCCTTCATGCAGAACCCGGTGGGCTACACCAACAACCCCCTCACCGGCCGGGCCGAACTGACCGACTTTCTCGCCGTGCTGACCAACAAGGTGCAACTGGTCGCCTTTCCCCACGTGATCTCAGCTGCGTGGATGAGCGGCGGGGCCTTCGTGTTGGGCATTGCGCTGTGGCTGATGTGGCGCTCGCAGACTCCCGAGGGTGATCTGGGCATGTATCGACGCTCCGCCCGGTTGGGCGCGATCGTCCTGCTGGTCGGCGGGGTCGTCGTCACCGTCACCGGTGACCTCCAGAGCCGGGTGATGACCCAGGTGCAGCCGATGAAGATGGCGGCGGCCGAGGCGCTCTACGACACCTCGCCCGAGGGTGAGGGAGCATCCTTCTCGATCATTTCGGTGGGCACGCCGGACGGCCAGCACGAGACCTGGGCGATCCGGGTTCCGAAGCTGTTGTCGTTCCTGTCGACCGGCACCCTCGACGGCCGGGTCGAGGGGATCAACGACCTGCAGGCCGAGTACGAGTTGGCCTTCAGCGACAATGCGCTGACCGAGGCGGAGAACTACCGCCCGATCATCCCCGTCACCTACTGGACCTTCCGCTGGATGATCGGCACCGGCATGGCTGCGATGGCGATCGGGGCCTTCGCCCTCTGGGCGTTGCGGGGAGAGACCCGCCGCCTGACGTCCAAGCGCTGGCTCTGGACCAGCCTGGCGGTGATCCTGCTGCCGCTGTTGTCCAACTCCTTCGGCTGGATCTTCACCGAGATGGGCCGCCAACCGTGGCTGGTCTTCGGCGTGATCACCACCAAGATGGGCGTGAGCCCGGGGGTGTCGGCCTGGGAGGTGGCGGCGTCGCTGGGCACCTTCACCCTGCTCTACGGCGCTCTGGCCGTCGTCGAGGTGGGCCTGATACTGCGCTACGGACGCACCGGTGCCGAGCCGGCTCCGCCGCCCGAGTCGCTCGACCCGAGCGAGCGCGACGACGACGAACCATTCGTGTTCTCCTACTAA